Part of the Mycolicibacterium mageritense genome is shown below.
CTGGCGCTGTCCAGCACGATGCTGGGCGGCCGGATGGATTGGGCCGCGGCGTTCGCCAGTTGGAGTCCGCACGAGCTGTCCGGAATTCCCGCAGCCATGCGGGTCAACCTGGAGGTGGCGCTGAACCTGGCCAAGGGCTGGATCGCACCGGTCGCGCGCATGGGCAACCGCAGTCCGGACGACGGCGGTGTGGTCAGCGGGCCTCCGTGGCACATGGAGGCGTGCAGCGTGATCGACGGCGTCGAGCACCGAGTGTCCCCGGTCTGTCCGCATCTGGGCGGGATCGTCAACTGGAACGACTCCGACGAAACCTGGGAGTGCCCGCTGCACGGCTCGCGGTTCGCGCCGGACGGCACGCTGCTGGAGGGCCCGGCCACCCGTAACCTCACCGCCGCGGACTAGCCAGATGGCCGGTCTGCACCCGGAGCCCACCGGGTCTGTGCTGCAATGTCGGCATGGGTGACATCGACGAGATCAAGCGAGTCAAGTATCGGTACCTGCGGGCGCTGGACACCAAGCACTGGGACGAGTTCGCCGAAACCCTCACCGAGGATGTCAACGGCGATTACGGGCAGTCGCTCGGCGAGGCACTGCATTTCAGCGACCGCGACGCACTCGTGGAGTTCATGAAGCGCTCGCTGGGGCCGGAGATCATCACCGAACATCGCGTCGACCATCCCGAGATCGAGGTGGCCGGTGACGAGGCCACCGGCACCTGGTACCTGCAGGACCGGGTCATCGCGCCCGACTTCAACTTCATGTTGATCGGCGCGGCGTTCTACCACGACCGCTACCGGCGCACGGCCGACGGATGGAAGATCTGCGCGACGGGCTACGACCGCACCTACGATGCCACCATGACGCTCGAAGGGCTCAACTTCAAGCTGAAACCCGGTGCCGCGCTGAATATCTGACGTTATTTGGCGACCGCGATCAGTGCGCCAGGCCGGAGCCACTGCATGATCTTCACGAGCGTCGCGTCGTCGATCGACACACAGCCCGCAGTGGGGCCGCCGTCGGTGGTGTGCACGAAGAACGCGCCGCCGTTGCCAGGCACCCTGGCCTTGTTGACCCCCATCACCACGGCGTGCTTGTACTGCGGGATTTGCAGGTTCTCGGTGCCGCTGCTCGGGTCGGTGTTGAAGGGGCACTGGGCTTTCTTGCACACCTGCATGGTGTTGTACGTCGGGCTCTTCATGTCGCCGTCCCACCAGTGGTCCGGGCCCACCTGAACGTATTGCAGTCCGCTGCCCGGATTCGGCGCGGTGCCGAACGCGAAGTCGAGCGTGAAGATCCCCATCGGGGTGAGCATTTGGCCGTCGTGGGTCTCGGGCGCCATGCCGTTGGCGCCGATGTGCGCGGGGATACCGACGCCGACGGGTTGCCAGCCGGCAGGACCGCGCTGCCACACGTCCATCTTGGCGTTGGATCCACCCGTGCCGACGACGGAGATGACCTGGGTCGCGTTACCGACCGACCGGGCGAACCACGGCGGATCGACCGCGTGCGCAGCGGGAGCCGACGCCAGCGCCAGGACCGCAGCACACAGCACAATCAGCAGTCGACGCACCCGTCCATCGTCGACGGGCAGGCTATCGCTGACGTAAAGGTTCAGACACGATCAGGTCGCGGCTCACGCCGTCGAACGCGCGCCGCTACGTTCGAAGCATGAACCTTCGACGGATCGGCCGGGGCCTGGGCACATTGGACCGCGAGG
Proteins encoded:
- a CDS encoding L,D-transpeptidase family protein; the encoded protein is MRRLLIVLCAAVLALASAPAAHAVDPPWFARSVGNATQVISVVGTGGSNAKMDVWQRGPAGWQPVGVGIPAHIGANGMAPETHDGQMLTPMGIFTLDFAFGTAPNPGSGLQYVQVGPDHWWDGDMKSPTYNTMQVCKKAQCPFNTDPSSGTENLQIPQYKHAVVMGVNKARVPGNGGAFFVHTTDGGPTAGCVSIDDATLVKIMQWLRPGALIAVAK
- a CDS encoding nuclear transport factor 2 family protein, with the protein product MGDIDEIKRVKYRYLRALDTKHWDEFAETLTEDVNGDYGQSLGEALHFSDRDALVEFMKRSLGPEIITEHRVDHPEIEVAGDEATGTWYLQDRVIAPDFNFMLIGAAFYHDRYRRTADGWKICATGYDRTYDATMTLEGLNFKLKPGAALNI